The DNA window TCCAACTCGGCCTTGTAAAGGCATCGCTTTTATCTGCTGTTGCTATAGCGGGTGTCCAATACAATTTCCAAGATAACCAGATTAACCATGTGCAGCCTATCCATGCCATTGTTTGTTGTAGTAGAGGGTAAGTAATAAATATATTGGCAATACCTTGCGCTGTTAATAAGAGAATTAACGACGCAGCACTTGCAGCACTAATGATAAAAGCGAAAGCAGAATTAATGCCGTATCGATGACCAAGGGTTAACGCGATAAGGTTTGTTGGACCTGGAGTTATAGAGATAACAACAGCAAATAACAAAAAGTTTAAATATAAAGTAGTCATAACAAGATACCATTAAATTGACGATGTAATTAGTATCTCGGTATTGTCAGCGATAGTCTGGATGATTTGTGCAGAGCTGCTGATAATTTGCAGGTGTTAATTTATAGACTCGACGAAACCAACGTCCTAGATGGCTTTGATCGGCAAAGCATAGTTCGCTAGCTACATCGATAGGCTGATAGCCCTGAGAGAGTAACTGGCGTGCTTTTACCAAGCGAAGCTGAATCAAATAAGCATGAGGGGAAAGGCCAAAGGCAGCTTTAAATGCTCGGTTTATTCTAAACCGATCGGTATCAACCGCACGAGACAAGACTTCTAAGTCTATATCGGTATAAATATTAGCATGTAAGAAATCTTGTGTTTTAAGCGCAATAACATCAACTTCAAGTGATTTAGACTGTTTTTTTCTCCAGTCTAAATTGATGGTTAGCTTTTCTAACATCTGATCTAAGCAAGCATCTTTCACTATCTTCGGGTCTTGATGGTGTAACGATAAAAATGCAGATGAAATACTGGCTGACAGTGCTTTGTTATTCGATAGCGTGGTATCAAAGTTAAGCTCAAAACTACTGGGTATATTATCGAATAGGGTTAAAAATTTGTCCTTTATCCAGTCTTGTGGGATGTAGA is part of the Moritella viscosa genome and encodes:
- a CDS encoding membrane protein, with the protein product MTTLYLNFLLFAVVISITPGPTNLIALTLGHRYGINSAFAFIISAASAASLILLLTAQGIANIFITYPLLQQTMAWIGCTWLIWLSWKLYWTPAIATADKSDAFTRPSWIQGAGLQFINPKTWFMAMTVSSLFNTADGYSFNHNLTLAIIFFFVACNTLVCWTLLGQLTRKILSSTKQNDITNKILAVLLLLSVLSAMFTL
- a CDS encoding HTH-type transcriptional regulator, AraC family codes for the protein MAELAPKDWLELSKDDDTGIETIRAHFNGHAYDPHWHDSYLVGITEQGVQQFNCRRNTHTSLSGGSFLLEPGEIHDGKAPEYGGFTYRMLYIPQDWIKDKFLTLFDNIPSSFELNFDTTLSNNKALSASISSAFLSLHHQDPKIVKDACLDQMLEKLTINLDWRKKQSKSLEVDVIALKTQDFLHANIYTDIDLEVLSRAVDTDRFRINRAFKAAFGLSPHAYLIQLRLVKARQLLSQGYQPIDVASELCFADQSHLGRWFRRVYKLTPANYQQLCTNHPDYR